One Kineococcus aurantiacus genomic window carries:
- a CDS encoding ATP-binding cassette domain-containing protein yields the protein MSTQTGTAVLECRDLRKSFGGVPVLKGVSLRLELGTVTALAGENGAGKSTMMKIAAGQYRADEGSVLVRGEELAAGSIRDSHRLGVAIVPQELASIAHMTVYENLFVGRELKTRLGTLDRRRMASEATRMLEVFGVAIDPGARMGTLPVGLQQIVEIVKNSSRGAKVVLLDEPSSAISEREVEGLYRVVRQLRDSGVALMFTTHKMAEIRDLADRVVVLRDGGLVLDEAMTDVSDDDIVTAMIGRELEDLFPPVRTVPADAEPVLTVQDLAVAGQPGAVSLQVRRGEILGLAGLVGAGRTELLEGIFGVRPSTAGRITVAGRDVRRKDPAAAITAGMALVPEDRKHAGAVMGLSVLDNGTLPRLGKFSVAGWLKGASRSRAVGEAMDSVRLRSRGLSQDVGTLSGGNQQKVVLARWLTEHVDVLLLDEPTRGVDVGARSEIYRIIADLAAAGMAVVMASSDMTEVLGLSHRALVLRDGGVVGELDRTELDDPGVQELIFRLSSGLSPRTDTKEA from the coding sequence GTGAGCACCCAGACCGGGACCGCCGTCCTGGAGTGCCGCGACCTGCGCAAGTCCTTCGGCGGCGTCCCCGTCCTCAAGGGCGTCTCCCTGCGCCTGGAACTGGGGACCGTCACCGCGCTGGCCGGGGAGAACGGCGCCGGCAAGTCCACGATGATGAAGATCGCCGCCGGGCAGTACCGCGCCGACGAGGGGTCGGTGCTGGTGCGCGGCGAGGAACTGGCCGCGGGCAGCATCCGCGACTCCCACCGCCTCGGCGTCGCGATCGTGCCGCAGGAACTGGCCTCCATCGCGCACATGACGGTCTACGAGAACCTGTTCGTCGGGCGCGAGCTGAAGACCCGGCTCGGCACCCTGGACCGGCGCCGGATGGCCTCGGAGGCCACGCGGATGCTGGAGGTGTTCGGCGTCGCCATCGACCCCGGCGCCCGGATGGGCACCCTGCCGGTCGGGTTGCAGCAGATCGTCGAGATCGTCAAGAACTCCAGCCGCGGCGCGAAGGTGGTGCTGCTGGACGAACCGTCCTCGGCCATCTCCGAGCGCGAGGTCGAGGGCCTCTACCGGGTCGTGCGGCAGCTGCGCGACTCCGGGGTGGCGCTCATGTTCACCACCCACAAGATGGCCGAGATCCGCGACCTGGCCGACCGGGTCGTCGTCCTGCGCGACGGCGGCCTCGTGCTGGACGAGGCCATGACCGACGTGTCCGACGACGACATCGTCACCGCCATGATCGGCCGGGAGCTGGAGGACCTGTTCCCGCCCGTGCGGACGGTCCCCGCCGACGCCGAACCCGTCCTCACCGTGCAGGACCTCGCCGTCGCCGGCCAGCCCGGCGCGGTGAGCCTGCAGGTGCGCCGCGGGGAGATCCTCGGCCTGGCCGGGCTCGTCGGGGCCGGGCGCACCGAACTCCTGGAGGGGATCTTCGGGGTCCGGCCCAGCACCGCGGGACGGATCACCGTCGCCGGCCGCGACGTGCGCCGCAAGGACCCCGCCGCCGCCATCACCGCCGGGATGGCCCTGGTCCCCGAGGACCGCAAGCACGCCGGGGCCGTCATGGGGTTGTCCGTGCTGGACAACGGGACCCTGCCGCGGCTGGGGAAGTTCTCCGTCGCCGGCTGGCTCAAGGGCGCCTCCCGCAGCCGCGCCGTGGGCGAGGCGATGGACTCGGTGCGGCTGCGCTCGCGGGGGCTGTCCCAGGACGTCGGCACCCTCTCGGGCGGGAACCAGCAGAAGGTCGTCCTGGCCCGCTGGCTCACCGAGCACGTCGACGTGCTGCTGCTGGACGAACCCACCCGCGGCGTCGACGTCGGCGCCCGCTCGGAGATCTACCGCATCATCGCCGACCTGGCCGCGGCCGGGATGGCCGTCGTCATGGCCTCCTCGGACATGACCGAGGTCCTGGGCCTGTCGCACCGGGCCCTGGTCCTGCGCGACGGCGGCGTCGTCGGCGAACTGGACCGCACCGAGCTCGACGACCCCGGGGTCCAGGAACTCATCTTCCGGCTCAGCTCGGGCCTGTCCCCCCGCACCGACACGAAGGAGGCGTGA
- a CDS encoding GolD/DthD family dehydrogenase, translated as MSTEPTDEAVDLSFRLEGRTALITGGASGIGSAIAGAFAEAGARVVVVDLNAEAARARADALPRSAAGEHLALAGNVADPGSVAEFAAAAGPVDVLVTCAGIVDLAPAEELDPAVFTRTLSINLTGTFLTAQAVGRGMLERGRGKVITMASQAATVALEGHAAYCASKAGVVGLTKVLATEWAGRGVTANSISPTVVLTDLGRKAWEGPKGEAAKAQIPTGRFALPREIAGAALFLASGASDMVNGADLVVDGGYTIR; from the coding sequence ACCGGCGGCGCCTCCGGCATCGGCAGCGCCATCGCCGGCGCGTTCGCCGAGGCCGGCGCGCGGGTCGTCGTCGTCGACCTGAACGCCGAGGCCGCCCGGGCCCGGGCCGACGCGCTGCCCCGCTCGGCCGCCGGTGAGCACCTGGCCCTGGCCGGGAACGTCGCCGACCCCGGGTCGGTCGCCGAGTTCGCCGCGGCCGCCGGGCCCGTCGACGTGCTCGTCACCTGCGCGGGCATCGTCGACCTCGCCCCGGCCGAGGAGCTGGACCCCGCGGTGTTCACCCGCACGCTGTCCATCAACCTCACCGGGACGTTCCTCACCGCCCAGGCCGTCGGGCGCGGAATGCTCGAGCGCGGTCGCGGGAAGGTCATCACGATGGCCTCCCAGGCCGCGACGGTGGCCCTCGAGGGGCACGCCGCCTACTGCGCGTCCAAGGCCGGGGTCGTCGGCCTCACGAAGGTCCTGGCGACGGAGTGGGCCGGGCGCGGGGTGACCGCGAACTCCATCTCCCCCACCGTCGTCCTGACCGACCTGGGCCGCAAGGCCTGGGAGGGGCCCAAGGGCGAGGCCGCCAAGGCGCAGATCCCCACGGGGCGCTTCGCCCTGCCCCGCGAGATCGCCGGTGCCGCGCTGTTCCTGGCCTCCGGCGCCTCGGACATGGTCAACGGCGCCGACCTCGTCGTCGACGGCGGGTACACGATCCGCTGA